A genomic stretch from Coffea arabica cultivar ET-39 chromosome 10c, Coffea Arabica ET-39 HiFi, whole genome shotgun sequence includes:
- the LOC140003861 gene encoding uncharacterized protein isoform X2 gives MKAETLTLILVNLAGIMERADESLLPGVYKEVGEALHTGPTGLGALTLFRSMVQSLCYPLATYLAVRHNRAHVIAYGAFLWAAATFLVAFSSTYFEVAVSRALNGIGLAIVAPAIQSLVADSTDDSHRGTAFGWLQLTSNVGSILGGLFSLLIAPITILGIPGWRISFHLVAFISVVVGLLVRLFARDPHFPDGSARAVTMWLELTGFSHAKTAFLMGLFVVANSLGGLFGGMMGDVLSRRLPNSGRIILSQTSSASAIPLAAVLLLGLPDNPSTIFLHALVLSITGFCISWNAPATNNPIFAEIVPEKSRTSIYALDRSFESILSSFAPPVVGLLAQYVYGFKPVPEGSLQIATDRENATSLAKALYTAIGIPMALCCFIYSFLYRTYPRDRERAQMQALIESEMQLMELDTSRPRGVYGQVQSSDPKEHFLDDRTIIDMDCGEEEFDFDDSDEKTAIYRPSKASSSGE, from the exons atgaaggcaGAAACCTTGACCTTAATACTAGTAAACCTAGCTGGAATAATGGAAAGAGCAGATGAATCACTGTTACCGGGAGTTTACAAAGAGGTTGGGGAAGCTCTCCACACGGGCCCAACCGGGCTCGGAGCTTTGACCCTTTTTCGATCCATGGTACAATCTCTTTGCTACCCACTTGCTACTTATCTCGCCGTCCGCCATAATCGGGCCCACGTCATCGCCTACGGTGCATTTCTTTGGGCTGCCGCCACTTTCCTCGTTGCCTTCTCCTCTACCTACTTTGAG GTGGCAGTTTCTAGAGCATTGAATGGAATTGGCCTTGCTATAGTAGCACCTGCTATTCAATCCCTTGTGGCCGACTCCACTGATGATAGCCACCGAGGTACAGCTTTTGGGTGGCTGCAATTAACCAGCAATGTTGGATCCATCCTCGGCGGATTGTTTTCTTTACTGATAGCTCCTATTACGATATTAGGAATTCCTGGCTGGAGGATTTCTTTCCATCTCGTTGCATTTATCAGTGTTGTTGTGGGTCTTTTGGTTCGCTTATTTGCCAGGGATCCTCACTTTCCAGATGGGAGTGCAAGAGCTGTCA CAATGTGGCTTGAGCTCACTGGCTTCTCTCATGCAAAAACTGCCTTCCTCATGGGCTTATTTGTGGTAGCGAATTCACTTGGAGGACTCTTTGGAGGCATGATGGGCGATGTGCTGTCTAGACGTCTTCCAAATTCTGGCAGGATAATCCTATCACAAACAAGCTCAGCTTCAGCAATTCCCCTTGCAGCCGTTCTTTTGTTGGGGTTGCCTGACAACCCATCAACAATCTTCCTACATGCCTTAGTCCTGAGCATCACTGGGTTTTGCATATCGTGGAATGCTCCTGCCACAAACAA TCCAATTTTTGCAGAGATTGTTCCAGAGAAATCCCGAACGAGTATCTATGCATTGGATCGGTCGTTTGAGTCTATATTGTCATCATTTGCTCCGCCTGTTGTTGGATTATTGGCCCAGTATGTCTATGGCTTCAAACCAGTTCCTGAAGGTTCTCTGCAGATTGCAACGGATAGAGAGAATGCTACATCTTTGGCTAAAGCACTGTATACAGCCATTGGAATCCCAATGGCTCTATGTTGCTTTATATACTCTTTTCTCTACAGAACCTACCCAAGAGATAGGGAGCGGGCTCAGATGCAAGCACTGATTGAATCAGAAATGCAACTAATGGAATTGGACACCTCACGTCCAAGAGGAGTATATGGTCAGGTTCAGAGCTCTGATCCCAAAGaacattttcttgatgataggaCCATTATTGATATGGACTGCGGTGAAgaagaatttgattttgatgataGTGATGAAAAGACAGCAATTTACCGGCCATCTAAAGCTTCGAGTTCCGGTGAATAG
- the LOC140003861 gene encoding uncharacterized protein isoform X1: MKAETLTLILVNLAGIMERADESLLPGVYKEVGEALHTGPTGLGALTLFRSMVQSLCYPLATYLAVRHNRAHVIAYGAFLWAAATFLVAFSSTYFEVAVSRALNGIGLAIVAPAIQSLVADSTDDSHRGTAFGWLQLTSNVGSILGGLFSLLIAPITILGIPGWRISFHLVAFISVVVGLLVRLFARDPHFPDGSARAVSKVPKKPFMSEVKDLVQEAKNVIGIQSFQIIVAQGVTGSFPWSALSFAAMWLELTGFSHAKTAFLMGLFVVANSLGGLFGGMMGDVLSRRLPNSGRIILSQTSSASAIPLAAVLLLGLPDNPSTIFLHALVLSITGFCISWNAPATNNPIFAEIVPEKSRTSIYALDRSFESILSSFAPPVVGLLAQYVYGFKPVPEGSLQIATDRENATSLAKALYTAIGIPMALCCFIYSFLYRTYPRDRERAQMQALIESEMQLMELDTSRPRGVYGQVQSSDPKEHFLDDRTIIDMDCGEEEFDFDDSDEKTAIYRPSKASSSGE, from the exons atgaaggcaGAAACCTTGACCTTAATACTAGTAAACCTAGCTGGAATAATGGAAAGAGCAGATGAATCACTGTTACCGGGAGTTTACAAAGAGGTTGGGGAAGCTCTCCACACGGGCCCAACCGGGCTCGGAGCTTTGACCCTTTTTCGATCCATGGTACAATCTCTTTGCTACCCACTTGCTACTTATCTCGCCGTCCGCCATAATCGGGCCCACGTCATCGCCTACGGTGCATTTCTTTGGGCTGCCGCCACTTTCCTCGTTGCCTTCTCCTCTACCTACTTTGAG GTGGCAGTTTCTAGAGCATTGAATGGAATTGGCCTTGCTATAGTAGCACCTGCTATTCAATCCCTTGTGGCCGACTCCACTGATGATAGCCACCGAGGTACAGCTTTTGGGTGGCTGCAATTAACCAGCAATGTTGGATCCATCCTCGGCGGATTGTTTTCTTTACTGATAGCTCCTATTACGATATTAGGAATTCCTGGCTGGAGGATTTCTTTCCATCTCGTTGCATTTATCAGTGTTGTTGTGGGTCTTTTGGTTCGCTTATTTGCCAGGGATCCTCACTTTCCAGATGGGAGTGCAAGAGCTGTCAGTAAAGTCCCTAAAAAGCCCTTCATGTCTGAAGTGAAAGATTTAGTTCAGGAAGCAAAAAATGTTATAGGTATCCAATCTTTCCAGATTATTGTGGCTCAAGGTGTAACCGGTTCATTTCCTTGGTCTGCTTTGTCATTTGCAGCAATGTGGCTTGAGCTCACTGGCTTCTCTCATGCAAAAACTGCCTTCCTCATGGGCTTATTTGTGGTAGCGAATTCACTTGGAGGACTCTTTGGAGGCATGATGGGCGATGTGCTGTCTAGACGTCTTCCAAATTCTGGCAGGATAATCCTATCACAAACAAGCTCAGCTTCAGCAATTCCCCTTGCAGCCGTTCTTTTGTTGGGGTTGCCTGACAACCCATCAACAATCTTCCTACATGCCTTAGTCCTGAGCATCACTGGGTTTTGCATATCGTGGAATGCTCCTGCCACAAACAA TCCAATTTTTGCAGAGATTGTTCCAGAGAAATCCCGAACGAGTATCTATGCATTGGATCGGTCGTTTGAGTCTATATTGTCATCATTTGCTCCGCCTGTTGTTGGATTATTGGCCCAGTATGTCTATGGCTTCAAACCAGTTCCTGAAGGTTCTCTGCAGATTGCAACGGATAGAGAGAATGCTACATCTTTGGCTAAAGCACTGTATACAGCCATTGGAATCCCAATGGCTCTATGTTGCTTTATATACTCTTTTCTCTACAGAACCTACCCAAGAGATAGGGAGCGGGCTCAGATGCAAGCACTGATTGAATCAGAAATGCAACTAATGGAATTGGACACCTCACGTCCAAGAGGAGTATATGGTCAGGTTCAGAGCTCTGATCCCAAAGaacattttcttgatgataggaCCATTATTGATATGGACTGCGGTGAAgaagaatttgattttgatgataGTGATGAAAAGACAGCAATTTACCGGCCATCTAAAGCTTCGAGTTCCGGTGAATAG
- the LOC140003861 gene encoding uncharacterized protein isoform X3, with the protein MKAETLTLILVNLAGIMERADESLLPGVYKEVGEALHTGPTGLGALTLFRSMVQSLCYPLATYLAVRHNRAHVIAYGAFLWAAATFLVAFSSTYFEVAVSRALNGIGLAIVAPAIQSLVADSTDDSHRGTAFGWLQLTSNVGSILGGLFSLLIAPITILGIPGWRISFHLVAFISVVVGLLVRLFARDPHFPDGSARAVSKVPKKPFMSEVKDLVQEAKNVIGIQSFQIIVAQGVTGSFPWSALSFAAMWLELTGFSHAKTAFLMGLFVVANSLGGLFGGMMGDVLSRRLPNSGRIILSQTSSASAIPLAAVLLLGLPDNPSTIFLHALVLSITGFCISWNAPATNKDCSREIPNEYLCIGSVV; encoded by the exons atgaaggcaGAAACCTTGACCTTAATACTAGTAAACCTAGCTGGAATAATGGAAAGAGCAGATGAATCACTGTTACCGGGAGTTTACAAAGAGGTTGGGGAAGCTCTCCACACGGGCCCAACCGGGCTCGGAGCTTTGACCCTTTTTCGATCCATGGTACAATCTCTTTGCTACCCACTTGCTACTTATCTCGCCGTCCGCCATAATCGGGCCCACGTCATCGCCTACGGTGCATTTCTTTGGGCTGCCGCCACTTTCCTCGTTGCCTTCTCCTCTACCTACTTTGAG GTGGCAGTTTCTAGAGCATTGAATGGAATTGGCCTTGCTATAGTAGCACCTGCTATTCAATCCCTTGTGGCCGACTCCACTGATGATAGCCACCGAGGTACAGCTTTTGGGTGGCTGCAATTAACCAGCAATGTTGGATCCATCCTCGGCGGATTGTTTTCTTTACTGATAGCTCCTATTACGATATTAGGAATTCCTGGCTGGAGGATTTCTTTCCATCTCGTTGCATTTATCAGTGTTGTTGTGGGTCTTTTGGTTCGCTTATTTGCCAGGGATCCTCACTTTCCAGATGGGAGTGCAAGAGCTGTCAGTAAAGTCCCTAAAAAGCCCTTCATGTCTGAAGTGAAAGATTTAGTTCAGGAAGCAAAAAATGTTATAGGTATCCAATCTTTCCAGATTATTGTGGCTCAAGGTGTAACCGGTTCATTTCCTTGGTCTGCTTTGTCATTTGCAGCAATGTGGCTTGAGCTCACTGGCTTCTCTCATGCAAAAACTGCCTTCCTCATGGGCTTATTTGTGGTAGCGAATTCACTTGGAGGACTCTTTGGAGGCATGATGGGCGATGTGCTGTCTAGACGTCTTCCAAATTCTGGCAGGATAATCCTATCACAAACAAGCTCAGCTTCAGCAATTCCCCTTGCAGCCGTTCTTTTGTTGGGGTTGCCTGACAACCCATCAACAATCTTCCTACATGCCTTAGTCCTGAGCATCACTGGGTTTTGCATATCGTGGAATGCTCCTGCCACAAACAA AGATTGTTCCAGAGAAATCCCGAACGAGTATCTATGCATTGGATCGGTCGTTTGA
- the LOC113714922 gene encoding uncharacterized TPR repeat-containing protein At1g05150 isoform X1, producing MGRIDLAFPTELTTTDTRLEKVKRIFQVFDLNKDGCLNRDEMAALVVAVNPRVKFSNDQVDAINNEVFLTYAPFIHGEKGLTIEGLLCTYDDGAGDIDRDFDALGLDLNTPVPDAVGGSSKPTTIRTRLEKVKRIFHRFDANGDGGLNRDEMAALVVATNPMVKFSTDQIDAMSNEVFRTYPQFIRGEKGLTLEGLLCTYDDGAGDMDRDFDTLGLDLNTPVPDDVGGSSKPTTIRTRLEKVKRIFHRFDANRDDGLNRDEVAALVLATNPMVKFTTDQIDAMSNEVFRTYAQFIRREKGLTLEGLLCTYDDGAGDIDRDFDTLGLDLNHTVVFHETYKFLDDLDILIQKLKKPKQAKVGKIKKIDNNSDKIFQPQMSDKEVNWEESGQNYTVFVKDLVDLRSRADKNGSREEAFDRHMAIGRVIYDYRLHNEALISFRRALELQPTNVAAHFRAGNCLYELGRHGEAKEEFLLALEASEVNFRDWEYLIPQIHVNLGLVLENEGMVFNACDHYREAVILCPTHFRALKRLGSALVAVGEYGAGVVALEEAVFLNRAYVDAFYDLASALVAMGDEERAIMEFYKVLELKPGHVDALYNLGELFMDTGRYPRAFEMYTRVLAELPNHWKAQLSKAVYLFGKNEIEEAKQALKEGLKMVNGVELHDRLAYLKQLQKKRLKGKEGGFGEGAYIIVEPSKFRMADDSTTLRLELANALHIRAFQRTTGLSRCDVDLIKKQINEYSLPDSDSGSIFAERSIRKASLEGILRELLSFLKPETFVGSVKAINKKILSVFDEVYTGNIDIDLFFAVIAPLCSGPLERRKRVAYHALLCRPGNEGSSKIKKSDAQRYIKLLRAIYIPSFGVNDILEIDDTDESMVSLTEFLAMFDDPDRGFGIMSTLLKLETGKRNGSYVCATCRSAIIGSRFKEMESHFSLCGQCYSEGKAPSTSEQEEYAFREYAN from the coding sequence ATGGGGAGAATAGATTTAGCTTTTCCAACAGAACTCACGACGACTGACACCAGGTTGGAGAAGGTGAAGAGAATCTTCCAGGTATTCGACCTGAACAAGGATGGCTGTCTGAACCGGGACGAAATGGCTGCCCTGGTGGTGGCTGTAAACCCCAGGGTCAAGTTCAGCAACGACCAAGTTGACGCCATCAACAACGAGGTTTTCCTAACCTACGCCCCGTTCATCCATGGTGAAAAGGGCCTGACGATCGAAGGACTATTGTGCACCTACGACGATGGTGCCGGTGACATTGACCGTGACTTCGACGCCCTTGGCCTCGACCTCAACACACCCGTCCCCGACGCTGTGGGGGGTTCATCGAAGCCCACGACTATCCGTACCAGATTGGAGAAGGTGAAGAGAATCTTCCACCGATTCGACGCGAACGGAGATGGCGGTCTGAACCGGGACGAAATGGCTGCCCTGGTGGTGGCTACAAACCCCATGGTCAAGTTCAGCACCGACCAAATTGACGCCATGAGCAACGAGGTTTTCCGAACCTATCCCCAGTTCATCCGCGGTGAAAAGGGCTTGACGCTCGAGGGACTATTATGCACCTACGACGATGGCGCCGGAGACATGGACCGTGACTTCGATACTCTTGGCCTCGACCTCAACACCCCCGTCCCCGACGATGTGGGGGGTTCATCGAAGCCCACGACTATCCGTACCAGATTGGAGAAGGTTAAGAGAATCTTCCACCGATTCGACGCGAACAGGGATGACGGTCTGAACCGGGACGAAGTGGCTGCCCTGGTGTTGGCTACAAACCCCATGGTCAAGTTCACCACCGACCAAATTGACGCCATGAGCAACGAGGTTTTCCGAACCTATGCCCAGTTCATCCGCCGTGAAAAGGGCTTGACGCTCGAGGGACTATTATGCACCTACGACGATGGCGCCGGAGACATTGACCGTGACTTCGATACTCTTGGCCTCGATCTCAACCATACGGTAGTGTTCCATGAAACTTATAAGTTTCTGGACGATCTTGATATTTTGATTCAAAAGTTGAAAAAACCGAAACAAGCCAAAGTTGGGAAGATTAAGAAAATTGACAATAATTCAGATAAAATTTTCCAGCCGCAGATGTCAGATAAGGAAGTAAATTGGGAGGAGTCAGGTCAAAATTATACTGTTTTCGTGAAggatttggttgatttgaggtCAAGGGCCGATAAGAATGGCTCGAGGGAAGAGGCATTTGATCGGCATATGGCGATCGGAAGAGTTATATATGATTACCGTTTGCATAACGAGGCTTTGATCAGTTTCAGGAGAGCTTTGGAGCTGCAGCCAACAAATGTGGCAGCTCATTTTCGAGCTGGGAATTGTTTGTATGAGCTTGGTAGGCATGGGGAGGCAAAAGAGGAGTTTTTGCTGGCATTAGAGGCCTCAGAGGTAAATTTTAGAGATTGGGAGTACTTAATTCCTCAGATACATGTGAATCTGGGACTTGTGCTTGAAAATGAAGGAATGGTTTTTAATGCTTGTGATCATTATAGAGAGGCAGTTATTTTGTGTCCAACTCATTTTAGAGCTTTGAAACGATTGGGTAGTGCACTTGTTGCTGTAGGCGAGTATGGGGCAGGCGTTGTAGCTTTAGAGGAGGCTGTTTTTTTGAACAGAGCTTATGTCGATGCATTCTATGATTTGGCTTCAGCTTTAGTCGCTATGGGCGACGAAGAGAGGGCAATTATGGAGTTTTACAAGGTTCTTGAATTGAAACCTGGACATGTGGATGCTTTGTACAATTTGGGTGAGCTTTTCATGGATACGGGTAGATATCCAAGAGCTTTTGAGATGTATACTCGGGTATTAGCAGAGTTGCCGAATCATTGGAAAGCCCAACTTAGTAAGGCAGTATATttgtttggaaaaaatgaaattgaagaagctaAGCAAGCTTTGAAAGAAGGTTTGAAAATGGTGAATGGAGTTGAATTGCATGATCGCTTAGCATACTTGAAGCAGCTCCAGAAGAAGAGGTTGAAGGGGAAAGAAGGTGGCTTTGGGGAGGGAGCCTATATAATTGTGGAACCATCGAAGTTCAGGATGGCAGACGACAGTACTACTCTTAGGTTGGAACTAGCTAATGCTCTTCATATCCGGGCTTTTCAAAGGACTACTGGACTGAGTCGATGTGATGTTGATCTTATAAAGAAGCAAATTAATGAATACTCTCTTCCAGATTCTGATTCTGGGAGCATTTTTGCAGAAAGATCCATCCGCAAGGCCTCCCTAGAGGGGATTCTCCGTGAATTACTTAGTTTTTTGAAGCCTGAGACCTTCGTAGGTTCCGTTAAAGCaataaacaagaaaattctCTCTGTTTTTGATGAAGTTTATACAGGTAACATCGATATAGACTTGTTTTTCGCTGTTATTGCCCCTCTTTGCAGCGGTCCCCTGGAGAGGAGAAAAAGGGTAGCATATCATGCGCTTCTATGCCGGCCTGGCAATGAAGGTAGcagcaaaataaagaaaagtgatGCTCAAAGGTACATAAAACTGTTGAGGGCCATCTACATCCCATCTTTTGGTGTTAATGATATTCTCGAAATAGACGACACCGATGAATCAATGGTTTCTTTGACAGAGTTCCTGGCAATGTTTGATGATCCGGATAGGGGTTTTGGTATCATGTCCACTCTGTTGAAGCTTGAAACTGGGAAAAGGAATGGTAGCTATGTTTGTGCAACCTGCCGATCTGCAATCATTGGTTCCCGCTTTAAAGAGATGGAATCCCACTTCAGTCTCTGTGGCCAGTGCTACAGCGAAGGAAAAGCGCCTTCCACCAGTGAACAAGAAGAGTACGCATTCAGAGAGTATGCCAACTGA
- the LOC113714922 gene encoding uncharacterized TPR repeat-containing protein At2g32450 isoform X2 — protein sequence MGRIDLAFPTELTTTDTRLEKVKRIFQVFDLNKDGCLNRDEMAALVVAVNPRVKFSNDQVDAINNEVFLTYAPFIHGEKGLTIEGLLCTYDDGAGDIDRDFDALGLDLNTPVPDAVGGSSKPTTIRTRLEKVKRIFHRFDANGDGGLNRDEMAALVVATNPMVKFSTDQIDAMSNEVFRTYPQFIRGEKGLTLEGLLCTYDDGAGDMDRDFDTLGLDLNTPVPDDVGGSSKPTTIRTRLEKVKRIFHRFDANRDDGLNRDEVAALVLATNPMVKFTTDQIDAMSNEVFRTYAQFIRREKGLTLEGLLCTYDDGAGDIDRDFDTLGLDLNHTVVFHETYKFLDDLDILIQKLKKPKQAKVGKIKKIDNNSDKIFQPQMSDKEVNWEESGQNYTVFVKDLVDLRSRADKNGSREEAFDRHMAIGRVIYDYRLHNEALISFRRALELQPTNVAAHFRAGNCLYELGRHGEAKEEFLLALEASEVNFRDWEYLIPQIHVNLGLVLENEGMVFNACDHYREAVILCPTHFRALKRLGSALVAVGEYGAGVVALEEAVFLNRAYVDAFYDLASALVAMGDEERAIMEFYKVLELKPGHVDALYNLGELFMDTGRYPRAFEMYTRVLAELPNHWKAQLSKAVYLFGKNEIEEAKQALKEGLKMVNGVELHDRLAYLKQLQKKRLKGKEGGFGEGAYIIVEPSKFRMADDSTTLRLELANALHIRAFQRTTGLSRCDVDLIKKQINEYSLPDSDSGSIFAERSIRKASLEGILRELLSFLKPETFVGSVKAINKKILSVFDEVYTGNIDIDLFFAVIAPLCSGPLERRKRVAYHALLCRPGNEGSSKIKKSDAQRVPGNV from the exons ATGGGGAGAATAGATTTAGCTTTTCCAACAGAACTCACGACGACTGACACCAGGTTGGAGAAGGTGAAGAGAATCTTCCAGGTATTCGACCTGAACAAGGATGGCTGTCTGAACCGGGACGAAATGGCTGCCCTGGTGGTGGCTGTAAACCCCAGGGTCAAGTTCAGCAACGACCAAGTTGACGCCATCAACAACGAGGTTTTCCTAACCTACGCCCCGTTCATCCATGGTGAAAAGGGCCTGACGATCGAAGGACTATTGTGCACCTACGACGATGGTGCCGGTGACATTGACCGTGACTTCGACGCCCTTGGCCTCGACCTCAACACACCCGTCCCCGACGCTGTGGGGGGTTCATCGAAGCCCACGACTATCCGTACCAGATTGGAGAAGGTGAAGAGAATCTTCCACCGATTCGACGCGAACGGAGATGGCGGTCTGAACCGGGACGAAATGGCTGCCCTGGTGGTGGCTACAAACCCCATGGTCAAGTTCAGCACCGACCAAATTGACGCCATGAGCAACGAGGTTTTCCGAACCTATCCCCAGTTCATCCGCGGTGAAAAGGGCTTGACGCTCGAGGGACTATTATGCACCTACGACGATGGCGCCGGAGACATGGACCGTGACTTCGATACTCTTGGCCTCGACCTCAACACCCCCGTCCCCGACGATGTGGGGGGTTCATCGAAGCCCACGACTATCCGTACCAGATTGGAGAAGGTTAAGAGAATCTTCCACCGATTCGACGCGAACAGGGATGACGGTCTGAACCGGGACGAAGTGGCTGCCCTGGTGTTGGCTACAAACCCCATGGTCAAGTTCACCACCGACCAAATTGACGCCATGAGCAACGAGGTTTTCCGAACCTATGCCCAGTTCATCCGCCGTGAAAAGGGCTTGACGCTCGAGGGACTATTATGCACCTACGACGATGGCGCCGGAGACATTGACCGTGACTTCGATACTCTTGGCCTCGATCTCAACCATACGGTAGTGTTCCATGAAACTTATAAGTTTCTGGACGATCTTGATATTTTGATTCAAAAGTTGAAAAAACCGAAACAAGCCAAAGTTGGGAAGATTAAGAAAATTGACAATAATTCAGATAAAATTTTCCAGCCGCAGATGTCAGATAAGGAAGTAAATTGGGAGGAGTCAGGTCAAAATTATACTGTTTTCGTGAAggatttggttgatttgaggtCAAGGGCCGATAAGAATGGCTCGAGGGAAGAGGCATTTGATCGGCATATGGCGATCGGAAGAGTTATATATGATTACCGTTTGCATAACGAGGCTTTGATCAGTTTCAGGAGAGCTTTGGAGCTGCAGCCAACAAATGTGGCAGCTCATTTTCGAGCTGGGAATTGTTTGTATGAGCTTGGTAGGCATGGGGAGGCAAAAGAGGAGTTTTTGCTGGCATTAGAGGCCTCAGAGGTAAATTTTAGAGATTGGGAGTACTTAATTCCTCAGATACATGTGAATCTGGGACTTGTGCTTGAAAATGAAGGAATGGTTTTTAATGCTTGTGATCATTATAGAGAGGCAGTTATTTTGTGTCCAACTCATTTTAGAGCTTTGAAACGATTGGGTAGTGCACTTGTTGCTGTAGGCGAGTATGGGGCAGGCGTTGTAGCTTTAGAGGAGGCTGTTTTTTTGAACAGAGCTTATGTCGATGCATTCTATGATTTGGCTTCAGCTTTAGTCGCTATGGGCGACGAAGAGAGGGCAATTATGGAGTTTTACAAGGTTCTTGAATTGAAACCTGGACATGTGGATGCTTTGTACAATTTGGGTGAGCTTTTCATGGATACGGGTAGATATCCAAGAGCTTTTGAGATGTATACTCGGGTATTAGCAGAGTTGCCGAATCATTGGAAAGCCCAACTTAGTAAGGCAGTATATttgtttggaaaaaatgaaattgaagaagctaAGCAAGCTTTGAAAGAAGGTTTGAAAATGGTGAATGGAGTTGAATTGCATGATCGCTTAGCATACTTGAAGCAGCTCCAGAAGAAGAGGTTGAAGGGGAAAGAAGGTGGCTTTGGGGAGGGAGCCTATATAATTGTGGAACCATCGAAGTTCAGGATGGCAGACGACAGTACTACTCTTAGGTTGGAACTAGCTAATGCTCTTCATATCCGGGCTTTTCAAAGGACTACTGGACTGAGTCGATGTGATGTTGATCTTATAAAGAAGCAAATTAATGAATACTCTCTTCCAGATTCTGATTCTGGGAGCATTTTTGCAGAAAGATCCATCCGCAAGGCCTCCCTAGAGGGGATTCTCCGTGAATTACTTAGTTTTTTGAAGCCTGAGACCTTCGTAGGTTCCGTTAAAGCaataaacaagaaaattctCTCTGTTTTTGATGAAGTTTATACAGGTAACATCGATATAGACTTGTTTTTCGCTGTTATTGCCCCTCTTTGCAGCGGTCCCCTGGAGAGGAGAAAAAGGGTAGCATATCATGCGCTTCTATGCCGGCCTGGCAATGAAGGTAGcagcaaaataaagaaaagtgatGCTCAAAG AGTTCCTGGCAATGTTTGA